cgccgcccggaGGTGCTCGACGAGGACACCTACGTCGCGGCCGTCGAGCGGATCATCGAGCGGGACTTCTtcccggacctcccgcgcctccGCGACCGCCTCGACTGGCTCCAGGCCCTGCGCTCCCGCGACCCGCTCGTCCTCCGCGACGCGCAGCTCAAGATcctcgagcgccgccgccgcgcccagcgCCAGCGCCAGGGCGGCCCCGTGCCCACCCcgacgccggccacctccaccgCGCTCCGCTCCCCGTCCTTCCTCGCCACCCCCTCCGTCGCCccctccgtcgccggcgacgagggcgccgacgtcgacgacgacgtcgaggcCGCGCTCTCGCTCGACGACTTCTTCCGCCGCTTCACCAGCGAGGACAACGAGTCCTTCTCCCGCATCCTCGAGAAGGtgaaccaccgccgccgcgagcgctATGCCCACCTGCTGGAGCCTGGTGAGGTGGCGAAGGCGCCCCAGTTGGAGGACGCCAAGCGCGACAGGATAACCGATGGGTACGGCACGTCGGGGCAGCCGCTGAGCACCTTGGAGGGTGCCAAGTTCACGGCCAAGAACCTGCTCATGTACTACCCGGCTGACCGTGGGGAGGCCCCGCTTACTGATGAGGAGCGCGCCGAGCGGCTCAAGGGGATGACCAAGGAGATCGACAGGTCGAACACCAGGTTCCATGGGAAGTCTTCTGTTGATGATGGtgcaaaggaggaggaggcagctgcTATACTTTATGCGCCAGTTGCAGGTTCCACTCCCGGAGGTATGGCATACCATGATCCTGATAAAGCGAAGAAGTACGATTTGGAGGATCTAAGGAAGACTCCAAACCCATTCTACGTTGAGTCAGGGAAGAATGCAAACAATGGGTATAGTTTTGTGAGAACGCCATCGCCAGCACCTGGCGTGGATGAGTCACCGTTCATGACATGGGGTGAGATTGATGGAACACCACTGAGACTGGACCCAGAGGAGACACCGGGTGGTTCTGGGGGAAGTGATAGGGCGCATTTCAAGATCCCACCTCCGCCTGCTCGGGATGTAAAGGCACATCTGCTGTCAAGGGATGCAGCAAGGAAGATAAAGGAGCGCACTAAAATGTTCCACAAGCCACCGCTACCATCGCCTGTGAGGGGAGGAAGTGCAAGCCCAAGGACCTTCTCTCCTGCAGCACAGAAGTTTGTTAGGAATGCCATTGCAAAGTCCTCTCGTACCATTGATGAGTCGCTCCGAGCGAGCTACAGAGGTACAACCCCATCTGCAACCACTCCAAAGACAAGGTTTTCAAGAGACCCAAGCTTGGGATCACGATCTCCATCGACAAGACAGGGTTCCACCCCTCCCTGGTGATTTCAATAAAACTCATTGTATGTTATCCTTATCATAAAACTGATAAGTCATTTATCCCTGTACTgtaaaaaattataatatagTGAGATATTGGCAGCAAGTTCTTTTCATTGGAATCGTTGAGTTAAATCTTTCCAATTAGGAAATTATCTATGTGAGCTGTAAACTGCCCCCCATGTTCCAATTGCACAATTATTCCAGTTTTTGCTAGAATCCTTAGTCGGTTACTCAGTTTATTCTAGCCAGCAGATAAGATATAAGTTCAAAGCTGTTATTCCTAACTGGAATAATTGGCACTTGATACATAATCAAAAACTGGAAGTGTAACTTTTAGTGCACCTATTTCCTGTTACTTTAGTTTTGTCTTACAAGAATGACATCCAAGTTAAAATGCTAATGTTCCGAAGTCCAAACTGAAAATTTTACATAATAGAAACTATTGTATTGAGAGGAAATATTTACTCATTCCTTGATAAATGAGGAAATATCACTTTTTCCATATTGGCATATATGGGAAGCCATTGTGGTATATTTATCCTGTTCCTTGAGTTGTTAGGCCTTGTTATTGAGGTCATTTTTTGGCTATGAACTACCTTAACACTCATCCAATTGCAATTACTACATTTACCAGATGATGGGGAATAATAGGGTCATTTTTATGGTACTTGATTATAAAACTGAAAGAGGAGCGAGTATATCTTTTGCTATCTTGTTATTCAATTTCTTCTTTGCATGTTCTGATAGAGAGTATTTTGAGCTTTATCGCATTCAGGTCAATAAATATTTGCAATAAATTTTAATTTGGAATGTTTGGCATAGTATGTGTTTATACATGTTTTGCGTTTGAAATTGCACAAGTATCACTCAAATGTTATTTTGGATGAATGCACTGAATTACTTCCATGGGAACCTAACTTATTTCAAGGTTGTTTAGTATGTACAGCGTATAACAACTCCCGCAAGTAGAAAGCAACTTAGGAGGGTGGCATATGTGTGTAGAATTGCTGAAGAATGATGGATTTTTATATGTTGGAAGCATCTTGTTTGTTACTAAGAGTGTTAAAGATTTAAAGATAAACCAGTTCAATTAATTTAGTTCAGCCAGGTGCGGAGGTTATGTCTATCCTGATATTTTGTTTGGTATAGTTCTGAGTTGACTATGTTAACAAAATAACATTACATATAAAGAGGATATCTGACTTAGCACATATGGCTTATGGGTTTGCTTTGTTTCACTTTTTCATTGGGTTAACCTGATCTTGAAATGAGGGAACAGAACTTATTTTGACTCAATTAATTTCTCTATCCAAATCAGCAGTGTTCTGTGAGTTAAACCCTCATCCTGTCTTTAGCTGTAATTTGATTGATAGTCTGAACTTAGCCATTGAGGCATCAATTTTATTACTCTTAAAACTTCTGCTTGCTGTAGAATGCTACAAATAACTTGTAGACCTTGATGTTTTCATTAGTGGGCTATGATGTATACTTGGAACATATCGACAGTTTTGGAGCCTCAGGTCCTCAATATATTCTACaatatggaaaaaaattaaCCGCATGTTGAAGTTTCTATGCTTTACTATTTAGAAATTTTCATTGCCATCTAATGCTTTTATCCCTACAAAggggcaattgcttatttgaccctgttttgaagtctaactaccaatttgaccctactttttgtaggttgcttatttgaccctccttttcAAAAACGAACATCCGTGGTGAATTAACGGTGTTAAGTTAGGGGTAAATAGTCTCTTTTGcccttgcttatttgaccctttTATATCTTGTTTGTTTGACACTATTATTTCATATCATgtatatattcaaatattttgacatatttgtaataaattttacatatatttcACATTGAAGACAAGTTCGACAGATTTgccataaatttgaaaattttgaattattttgcaaatttgacttaaatttgaagaaatttgacaaaataaATAGGACAAAATTTGACACAATTTGATAAAGTTTATAGGAAATCCACTCCAGAAATGAGATGTAAAATCTGCAATTCCTGTGCAATTCCACCTTGGGCCCGGCATTGTGGACGGAGTACAGCTTCCGGGGGCGCAGCCGCGCAGGTTGTGACAGTGCACGGGCACGTCTTGGCCGGGGTAGACCCGCTCGTCGTCGGTGAAGTAGATGCTGTCGCTGGCGCACCACGGCAGGTGCCGCGCGTCGGTGACGAACGCCATACCGGGTCCCTGTATTAGTATTAGTTCTCATAGTATGTTTTTTGAGAGGAATTCAATTTCATCTAAAATTGCTTGGTGAAGCAAACATGTAAGGATTTGAGGAATGGTTCACTGAGGAACTGATAGGCTTGAGAGGAACTGATTGGCTCGAGAGGGATCTTGTCTATGATATATATTGAAAACTTTAAAATCAATATG
The Oryza sativa Japonica Group chromosome 6, ASM3414082v1 DNA segment above includes these coding regions:
- the LOC4341119 gene encoding uncharacterized protein; protein product: MLRSPGHSPRHLSPSPAPSTPRPSSPTPSSASASASASALAAAATTTTSSKRRRPEVLDEDTYVAAVERIIERDFFPDLPRLRDRLDWLQALRSRDPLVLRDAQLKILERRRRAQRQRQGGPVPTPTPATSTALRSPSFLATPSVAPSVAGDEGADVDDDVEAALSLDDFFRRFTSEDNESFSRILEKVNHRRRERYAHLLEPGEVAKAPQLEDAKRDRITDGYGTSGQPLSTLEGAKFTAKNLLMYYPADRGEAPLTDEERAERLKGMTKEIDRSNTRFHGKSSVDDGAKEEEAAAILYAPVAGSTPGGMAYHDPDKAKKYDLEDLRKTPNPFYVESGKNANNGYSFVRTPSPAPGVDESPFMTWGEIDGTPLRLDPEETPGGSGGSDRAHFKIPPPPARDVKAHLLSRDAARKIKERTKMFHKPPLPSPVRGGSASPRTFSPAAQKFVRNAIAKSSRTIDESLRASYRGTTPSATTPKTRFSRDPSLGSRSPSTRQGSTPPW